The following are encoded in a window of Fibrobacter sp. UWB2 genomic DNA:
- a CDS encoding glycoside hydrolase family 9 protein, which produces MFVKNHALKSVALAALVAAPAFAATAYINQIGYRPGDFKELALVDANGSVDFVNAAGQVVLSVTPKAASYWDASGQNVQLVDFSKLAEAGKYSIKVNGNVLRSDLVVKSKTYEEIVKASIKWFYYQRASMALESQYAGKWARAAGHTNPTAELHNSTGASGTINSTKGWYDAGDYGRYIVNSGITTYTLLSLYEHFPQYFKSLKWNIPSEGSLPDLLAEIKYNLDWMLTMQASDGGVYHKLTSLGFPGDVMPAADNSKLYAIGKSTAGTFDFAAVMAMASRIYKPFDATYASKCLEAAKKAYAWGLSNPSRNYLANPSDVSTGAYENDNPNDEKVLAGTELYITTGDASYKQSGSSEYVSYWGDVMGLATYEKATHQAQFGGDANEAKQKILGTADKFVNRAESGFGVVMAKDDFVWGSNAVASNQGVWLLHAYYLTGEQKYYKAAVKVLDYLLGKNPLDMSFVTGYGTKSPKMPHHRPSTSDNVEEPIPGMLVGGPQPGGEDVGSAAEWKCADYRKGQAATAYTDQRCSYATNEVAINWNAPLAYLAGAIEAINSGYAPEFAAAGVAKQDVPASSSSEAPASSSSSAPQSSSSEVASSSSSAISGNSSSSVEPASSSSSFANVESSSSQGTIAIHAPVDYKTMRSTQPRLRFDDQKVFIEKNGKRFDLKGHRIK; this is translated from the coding sequence ATGTTTGTGAAGAATCATGCGTTAAAATCCGTAGCGCTTGCCGCGCTCGTCGCAGCCCCTGCTTTCGCAGCGACTGCCTACATCAACCAGATCGGCTACCGTCCGGGCGATTTCAAGGAACTCGCCTTGGTCGATGCTAACGGCAGCGTGGATTTCGTGAATGCCGCTGGCCAGGTCGTTCTCTCCGTGACTCCGAAGGCCGCCTCTTACTGGGATGCGAGCGGTCAGAATGTCCAGCTCGTCGATTTCTCCAAGCTCGCTGAAGCGGGCAAGTACAGCATCAAGGTGAACGGCAATGTGCTCCGTTCCGACCTCGTCGTGAAATCCAAAACTTACGAAGAAATCGTCAAGGCTTCCATCAAGTGGTTCTACTACCAGCGCGCTTCCATGGCTCTCGAAAGCCAGTACGCAGGCAAGTGGGCCCGCGCTGCCGGCCACACGAATCCGACCGCTGAACTCCACAATTCTACGGGTGCTTCGGGCACGATCAATTCGACCAAGGGCTGGTACGATGCTGGCGACTACGGTCGTTACATTGTGAACTCGGGCATCACGACCTACACGCTCCTCTCTCTTTACGAACACTTCCCGCAGTATTTCAAGTCGCTCAAGTGGAACATCCCGTCCGAAGGCTCCCTTCCGGATTTGCTTGCCGAAATCAAGTACAATCTTGACTGGATGCTCACCATGCAGGCGTCCGATGGCGGTGTCTACCACAAGCTTACCTCTCTCGGCTTCCCGGGCGACGTGATGCCAGCCGCGGACAATTCTAAGCTCTATGCTATCGGCAAGAGCACGGCGGGTACGTTTGACTTTGCAGCCGTGATGGCAATGGCATCCCGCATTTACAAGCCGTTCGATGCAACTTACGCTTCCAAGTGCCTCGAAGCTGCCAAGAAGGCTTACGCTTGGGGCCTCTCGAACCCGAGCCGCAACTATCTCGCCAATCCGTCTGATGTTTCGACGGGCGCCTACGAAAACGACAATCCGAACGACGAAAAGGTTCTTGCCGGGACAGAACTCTACATCACGACGGGTGACGCATCCTACAAGCAGTCCGGCTCATCGGAATACGTCTCTTACTGGGGCGATGTCATGGGCCTTGCCACGTACGAAAAGGCTACGCATCAGGCGCAATTTGGTGGCGATGCAAACGAAGCTAAGCAGAAAATTTTGGGTACCGCCGACAAGTTTGTGAACCGCGCTGAATCTGGCTTTGGCGTCGTGATGGCAAAGGATGACTTTGTATGGGGTTCCAATGCGGTTGCCTCCAATCAGGGCGTTTGGCTGTTGCATGCCTACTACCTCACGGGCGAACAGAAGTATTACAAGGCTGCCGTCAAGGTTCTTGATTACCTCCTTGGCAAGAACCCGCTTGACATGTCTTTTGTAACTGGTTACGGCACCAAGTCTCCGAAAATGCCGCACCACCGCCCGAGTACTTCGGATAACGTAGAAGAACCGATCCCGGGTATGCTAGTGGGTGGCCCGCAGCCTGGCGGCGAAGACGTTGGTTCTGCCGCCGAATGGAAGTGCGCTGATTATCGCAAGGGTCAGGCCGCTACCGCTTACACCGATCAGCGCTGCAGCTATGCCACGAACGAAGTCGCTATCAACTGGAATGCTCCGCTCGCATACCTCGCTGGCGCTATCGAAGCTATCAACTCTGGTTATGCTCCTGAATTTGCCGCCGCTGGCGTTGCAAAACAGGATGTACCTGCATCGAGCTCTTCCGAAGCTCCCGCAAGCTCTTCTTCGAGCGCTCCGCAGAGTTCTTCCTCCGAAGTTGCAAGCAGTTCGTCCTCCGCAATTTCTGGCAACTCCTCGTCTTCTGTGGAGCCCGCAAGCTCCTCTAGCTCTTTTGCGAACGTAGAATCCTCCAGTTCTCAGGGCACGATTGCAATTCATGCTCCGGTGGATTACAAGACCATGCGTTCGACGCAGCCACGCCTCCGCTTCGATGACCAGAAAGTCTTCATCGAAAAGAATGGCAAGCGTTTTGACCTCAAGGGCCATCGTATCAAGTAA
- a CDS encoding glycoside hydrolase family 9 protein, with amino-acid sequence MKLTFGLKQYIPFAATVLSLATVASAATAYINQIGYRPADPKEFALVDGTGDIEIVNAAGQTVLQVTPKASSYWAPSTQNVQLVDFTALTVPGTYSIKQGGQVLRSDLKIADKTFEDVAKAALKWYYYQRASMALEETYAGQWKRDAGHTNATVNLHKSTGASGTIESSKGWYDAGDYGRYIVNSGITTYTLLSLYEHFPEYFNTLKWNIPAEGTLPDLLAEIKYNLDWMLTMQAEDGGVYHKLSTLQFPGDVMPAKDTGKLYVIGKGSAATFDFAGVMAAAYRVFKTFDATYAAQCLEAAKKAYAWGLQNPKKTFTNPSDVATGSYSDGELSDEKAFASMELFISTGDASYKPTIDPNKTSIVPAWPEMYGLAVYAAATHATELGADAETAKSMLLQYANEFAYAATTGFGVVMSNEDFVWGSNAVAGNQGVFLLYAYYVTGEQKYYEAAKKVIDYLLGKNPLDMSFLTGFGTKSPLKPHHRPSTADKVTPPIPGMIVGGPQPGGEDIGSESWECKDYRTGVPATSYTDDRCSYATNEVAINWNAPFAYIAGALEALNAGYAPSFAAPGVAKGGTSAIKPFVTRNRVSVENAPRLRFDDQKVFIEKSGKRFDLKGNHLK; translated from the coding sequence ATGAAGCTCACGTTTGGCTTAAAACAGTATATACCATTCGCCGCTACGGTGCTTTCGCTTGCTACGGTGGCGTCTGCTGCTACGGCCTATATTAACCAGATTGGCTATCGTCCGGCAGACCCGAAGGAATTTGCGCTTGTCGATGGCACGGGCGATATCGAAATTGTCAATGCCGCTGGCCAGACGGTGCTTCAGGTGACTCCGAAGGCTTCTTCTTATTGGGCTCCGAGCACCCAGAATGTTCAGCTTGTCGATTTTACGGCGTTGACGGTTCCCGGAACTTATTCCATCAAGCAGGGCGGTCAGGTGCTGCGTTCTGACTTGAAGATTGCCGACAAGACTTTTGAAGATGTCGCAAAGGCGGCTCTCAAGTGGTATTATTATCAGCGTGCCTCCATGGCTCTTGAAGAAACTTATGCAGGTCAGTGGAAGCGCGATGCAGGCCACACGAATGCGACCGTGAATCTCCATAAATCTACGGGTGCTTCGGGTACGATTGAATCGAGCAAGGGCTGGTACGATGCCGGTGACTATGGCCGCTATATCGTGAACTCGGGTATTACCACATACACGCTCCTTTCGCTTTACGAACATTTCCCTGAATATTTCAATACGCTCAAGTGGAACATCCCGGCAGAAGGTACTTTGCCGGATTTGCTTGCCGAAATCAAGTACAACCTTGATTGGATGCTTACGATGCAGGCGGAGGACGGTGGTGTTTACCACAAGCTTTCGACGCTCCAGTTCCCTGGCGACGTGATGCCTGCGAAGGATACGGGTAAGCTTTATGTTATCGGTAAAGGCTCTGCCGCAACGTTTGACTTTGCGGGCGTGATGGCTGCCGCATATCGCGTGTTCAAGACGTTCGATGCGACTTATGCCGCACAGTGCCTCGAAGCGGCTAAGAAGGCTTATGCCTGGGGCCTCCAGAATCCGAAAAAGACTTTTACCAACCCGTCCGATGTCGCTACGGGTTCCTATAGCGATGGCGAACTTTCTGATGAAAAGGCTTTTGCTAGCATGGAACTCTTCATCTCCACGGGAGATGCTTCTTATAAGCCGACGATTGACCCGAACAAGACTAGCATAGTCCCGGCATGGCCCGAAATGTACGGCCTTGCGGTTTATGCCGCTGCAACCCACGCTACAGAATTGGGGGCCGATGCCGAAACGGCCAAGTCGATGCTTTTGCAATATGCCAATGAATTTGCCTATGCCGCAACGACAGGCTTTGGCGTCGTGATGTCGAACGAAGATTTTGTCTGGGGCTCTAACGCTGTTGCCGGTAACCAGGGCGTGTTCCTCCTTTACGCTTATTACGTCACGGGCGAACAGAAGTATTACGAAGCTGCAAAGAAGGTGATTGACTACCTGCTTGGCAAAAACCCGCTTGATATGTCCTTCTTGACGGGCTTTGGAACGAAGTCTCCGCTGAAACCGCACCACCGTCCGAGTACGGCCGACAAGGTGACTCCGCCGATTCCGGGTATGATTGTGGGGGGCCCGCAGCCGGGTGGCGAAGATATTGGATCGGAATCTTGGGAATGCAAGGATTATAGGACTGGCGTACCGGCGACATCTTACACGGATGACCGTTGCAGCTATGCCACGAACGAAGTCGCCATCAACTGGAATGCTCCGTTCGCATACATTGCGGGCGCTCTCGAAGCTTTGAACGCTGGCTACGCTCCGTCTTTTGCAGCACCGGGTGTTGCAAAGGGTGGTACTTCGGCGATCAAGCCTTTTGTCACGAGAAACCGCGTGTCTGTTGAAAATGCACCGCGCCTCCGCTTTGATGATCAGAAGGTGTTCATCGAAAAGAGCGGCAAGCGCTTTGACCTCAAGGGCAACCACCTGAAGTAA
- a CDS encoding UDP-glucose/GDP-mannose dehydrogenase family protein, giving the protein MNIAIVGTGYVGLVSGTCFAEMGVNVTCVDVNQAKIESLQKGEIPIYEPGLDEMVLRNQREGRLNFTTDLASVLDNVEMVFSAVGTPPDEDGSADLQYVLAVARTFGQNIKKYTVLVTKSTVPVGTAKKVKAAIQEELDKRGVNVPFDVASNPEFLKEGSAITDFMKPDRVVVGVESEQAKELMTRLYRPMMLNNFRVIFTDIPSAEMIKYAANSMLATRISFMNDIANLCELVGADVNMVRKGIGSDTRIGSKFLYPGCGYGGSCFPKDVKALIKTAEKNGYKMGVLKAVEEVNEYQKTVLFNKLAKRFGGEANLKGKTIAMWGLAFKPETDDMREATALVLIDLLTKAGATVRVYDPVAMNECKRRMAARPDAATIAKQIVYSNDMYEALLDADALLLVTEWKQFRMPSFGVMKKSMKNALIIDGRNIYDAKELAEAGFEYSAIGC; this is encoded by the coding sequence ATGAATATTGCGATTGTTGGAACCGGTTATGTAGGCCTTGTGAGCGGCACATGCTTTGCCGAAATGGGCGTCAATGTGACATGTGTCGATGTGAACCAGGCTAAAATTGAATCTCTCCAGAAAGGCGAAATTCCCATATACGAACCGGGTCTCGACGAAATGGTGCTCCGTAACCAGCGCGAAGGCCGTCTCAACTTCACGACCGACCTCGCCAGCGTCCTCGACAATGTCGAAATGGTATTCAGCGCCGTGGGTACGCCCCCCGACGAAGACGGTTCCGCCGACTTGCAGTACGTGCTCGCTGTGGCACGCACGTTCGGCCAGAACATCAAGAAGTACACCGTTCTCGTGACCAAATCTACCGTCCCGGTCGGCACCGCCAAGAAGGTCAAGGCAGCCATCCAGGAAGAGCTTGACAAACGTGGCGTGAACGTTCCGTTCGACGTCGCAAGCAATCCGGAATTTTTGAAGGAAGGCTCCGCCATCACGGACTTCATGAAGCCCGACCGCGTTGTCGTCGGTGTGGAAAGCGAACAGGCCAAGGAACTCATGACCCGCCTGTACCGCCCGATGATGCTCAACAACTTCCGCGTGATTTTCACGGACATCCCGAGCGCCGAAATGATCAAGTACGCTGCAAACTCCATGCTCGCAACCCGCATCAGCTTCATGAACGACATCGCAAACCTCTGCGAACTCGTGGGCGCCGACGTGAACATGGTCCGTAAGGGCATCGGTAGCGACACCCGCATCGGCAGCAAATTCCTCTACCCGGGCTGCGGCTACGGTGGAAGCTGCTTCCCGAAGGACGTGAAGGCCCTCATCAAGACCGCCGAAAAGAACGGCTACAAGATGGGCGTTCTCAAAGCTGTCGAAGAAGTCAACGAATACCAGAAGACGGTGTTGTTCAACAAGCTCGCAAAACGCTTCGGTGGCGAAGCAAACCTCAAGGGCAAGACCATTGCCATGTGGGGTCTCGCCTTCAAGCCCGAAACTGATGACATGCGCGAAGCCACCGCCCTCGTGCTCATCGACCTCTTGACCAAGGCAGGCGCAACAGTCCGCGTCTATGACCCGGTCGCCATGAACGAATGCAAGCGCCGTATGGCAGCACGCCCTGATGCCGCAACAATCGCAAAACAAATCGTCTACAGCAACGACATGTACGAAGCTTTGCTCGATGCCGACGCATTGCTGCTCGTCACCGAATGGAAGCAGTTCCGCATGCCGAGCTTCGGCGTGATGAAGAAGTCCATGAAGAACGCCCTCATCATCGACGGCCGCAACATTTACGACGCCAAGGAACTCGCCGAAGCGGGATTCGAATACAGCGCCATCGGCTGCTAA
- a CDS encoding NAD-dependent epimerase/dehydratase family protein: MLDKNVNLNGKTVLVTGAAGFIGCNLCKKLLTEYNCAEIVGLDSITDYYDVNIKYERLKEIEALATSTGKKWTFVKSNLADKAAIDSLFEKYHFAVVVNLAAQAGVRYSITNPDAYIQSNLIGFYNILEACRHFEVEHLVYASSSSVYGSNKKIPYSTDDKVDNPVSLYAATKKSNELMAHAYSKLYNIPSTGLRFFTVYGPAGRPDMAYFGFTNKLKAGKTIQIFNYGKCKRDFTFVDDIVEGVVRVMQHAPEKQNGEDGLPLPPYKVYNIGNNHPENLLDFVTILQEELVRAKVLPADYDFEAHKELVPMQPGDVPVTYADTTALENDFGFKPATPLREGLRKFAEWYAEYYGKGK, translated from the coding sequence ATGCTGGATAAGAACGTCAACCTCAACGGAAAAACAGTCCTCGTCACCGGAGCCGCCGGATTCATCGGCTGCAACCTCTGCAAGAAGTTGCTCACCGAATACAACTGCGCGGAAATCGTCGGGCTCGACAGCATCACCGACTACTATGACGTGAACATCAAGTACGAGCGCCTCAAGGAAATCGAAGCCCTCGCGACATCGACCGGCAAAAAGTGGACATTCGTCAAATCGAACCTCGCCGACAAGGCCGCCATCGACAGCCTCTTCGAGAAATACCACTTTGCCGTCGTCGTGAACCTCGCCGCCCAGGCCGGCGTCCGCTATTCCATCACGAACCCGGATGCCTACATCCAGAGCAACCTCATCGGATTCTACAACATCTTGGAAGCCTGCCGACACTTTGAAGTCGAGCACCTCGTGTACGCGAGCTCCTCCAGCGTGTACGGCAGCAACAAGAAGATTCCGTATTCCACCGACGACAAGGTCGACAATCCGGTCTCGCTGTACGCCGCCACCAAAAAGAGCAACGAGCTCATGGCCCACGCCTACAGCAAGCTCTACAACATCCCGAGCACGGGGCTGCGCTTCTTTACCGTCTACGGCCCCGCTGGCCGCCCGGACATGGCCTACTTCGGCTTCACCAACAAGCTCAAGGCCGGCAAGACCATCCAGATTTTCAACTATGGCAAGTGCAAGCGCGACTTCACATTCGTCGATGACATCGTCGAAGGCGTTGTGCGCGTTATGCAGCACGCCCCCGAAAAGCAAAACGGCGAAGACGGTCTCCCCCTCCCACCGTACAAGGTCTACAACATCGGCAACAACCACCCGGAAAACCTGCTTGACTTCGTGACAATCCTCCAAGAGGAACTCGTCCGTGCGAAGGTGCTCCCCGCCGATTACGACTTCGAGGCGCACAAGGAACTCGTGCCCATGCAACCCGGCGACGTGCCCGTGACCTATGCCGACACGACCGCCCTGGAGAATGATTTCGGATTCAAGCCCGCAACACCTCTCAGGGAAGGGCTCAGGAAGTTCGCAGAATGGTACGCGGAGTATTACGGGAAGGGAAAGTAG
- a CDS encoding glycosyltransferase family 2 protein has translation MFDLSLAIVSYNNKHTIEECLDSLYKTQSGKLTLQVFIVNNSLTERCEDLEKKYPVKVIQLPQNEGFGKGHNAVLPYLNSKYHAIVNPDIVFTDNILEKLIEALQNNPEVGCAAPLMFNENGIQQDVYRRELTVIDLLARYAPKFCQSFPFIKKHNYLHLMKDVSKDKPFECEFIQGSFLVVPTQLLKKLNGFDDRYFMYAEDADLCKRIRQTHKVMCFPECQIIHKWEKASHKNFKLCKIHFASLVKYFCKWGWRVW, from the coding sequence ATGTTTGACTTGTCTTTGGCCATTGTTAGTTACAATAATAAGCATACCATAGAAGAATGCCTTGATTCGCTGTATAAAACACAATCAGGCAAACTAACGCTGCAGGTATTCATTGTAAACAACAGCCTGACTGAACGTTGCGAGGACCTCGAAAAAAAATATCCCGTAAAAGTGATCCAACTTCCCCAAAATGAAGGGTTTGGCAAAGGACATAATGCGGTATTACCCTATCTCAACAGTAAATACCATGCTATAGTCAACCCTGACATCGTTTTCACTGATAATATTCTCGAGAAGCTAATCGAAGCTTTACAAAACAATCCAGAAGTCGGATGCGCCGCCCCACTTATGTTCAACGAAAACGGTATTCAACAGGACGTTTATCGCAGAGAATTAACCGTTATTGATTTATTGGCCCGATACGCCCCTAAATTTTGCCAATCATTTCCTTTTATAAAAAAACATAATTATTTGCATTTAATGAAAGATGTTTCCAAAGATAAGCCATTTGAATGCGAATTTATACAAGGGTCATTCCTCGTTGTTCCAACGCAACTTCTAAAAAAATTAAACGGCTTTGACGATAGATACTTTATGTACGCAGAAGATGCCGATCTTTGCAAACGCATTCGGCAAACTCACAAAGTAATGTGTTTCCCCGAATGCCAAATTATCCATAAATGGGAAAAAGCAAGCCATAAGAATTTCAAACTTTGCAAGATCCATTTTGCATCACTTGTTAAATATTTTTGCAAATGGGGATGGCGAGTATGGTAA
- a CDS encoding NAD(P)-dependent oxidoreductase produces MVKKNIIADLLADGSTHSQKVDVRNPIELQGEFGKNTLIFNFAAIHRTPGHPDYAYFETNIRGAENVCEFARKHGIENIVFTSSIAPYGAAEDLKTEETLPTPNTPYGISKLVAERIHREWAAEDSNRRLSIVRPGIVFGTGENGNMTRLYKALKKHKFAYAGRKDTIKACIYVKDLACVMLSMAENENADHIQLHNCCYYPSFTIERIANTMLKATGMKRRIPFIPHKPMMAAATICGLLGGLGLGICPARVKKLMISTNIDGQKLAKNYPLSYSLEEAFRDWYKDCEQKELI; encoded by the coding sequence ATGGTAAAGAAAAATATCATCGCAGACCTTTTAGCAGATGGTTCGACGCATTCACAAAAAGTTGATGTCCGTAACCCGATTGAGTTGCAAGGAGAATTTGGCAAAAACACGTTGATATTTAACTTTGCAGCAATCCATCGCACTCCGGGGCACCCCGATTATGCCTATTTCGAAACGAATATTCGCGGCGCCGAAAACGTATGTGAATTTGCTCGTAAACACGGCATCGAGAATATTGTCTTCACAAGCAGCATTGCACCATATGGAGCAGCCGAAGACTTAAAGACAGAAGAAACATTGCCCACCCCTAATACCCCATATGGCATTTCCAAGTTGGTGGCTGAAAGAATTCACCGCGAATGGGCCGCAGAAGATTCAAACCGTAGACTTTCAATTGTGCGCCCAGGTATCGTATTCGGCACTGGTGAAAATGGCAACATGACGCGTCTCTATAAAGCACTCAAGAAGCACAAATTCGCATACGCAGGCCGCAAGGATACTATCAAGGCTTGCATTTATGTGAAGGACCTCGCTTGTGTAATGTTGTCCATGGCAGAAAACGAAAATGCTGACCACATCCAGTTGCATAATTGTTGCTATTATCCATCGTTCACCATTGAACGAATTGCAAACACAATGCTCAAGGCGACCGGAATGAAACGCAGGATTCCCTTTATTCCGCATAAGCCTATGATGGCTGCGGCAACTATATGTGGTTTGCTTGGCGGACTAGGACTTGGCATTTGCCCGGCACGAGTAAAGAAACTGATGATCAGCACAAATATCGATGGTCAAAAACTCGCAAAGAACTATCCGCTTTCTTATTCGTTGGAAGAAGCCTTCCGCGATTGGTACAAGGACTGTGAACAAAAGGAATTGATTTAA
- a CDS encoding glycosyltransferase family 2 protein, whose product MKISLIIPTLNAGKFIEPLLQRLKEQTTPIDEIIVVDSSSDDDTIAKAQKFDGVKTISIERKNFNHGGTRDFAIQQTTGDIILCLTQDALPCDAHYVERLIAPFVEDEKIAMASGRQVPREDANPIEKLTREFNYPEICFVRSKDDIPRLGVKTFFASDCCSAYRRSAYDAIGGFDKHILINEDMKIAAQFIYAGYKIAYVGTAGVWHSHDYSLKQQYTRNFDVSAFMTMHPELFANISATSEGIKMVKWVEKKLLSQGRLFSAAYYILESGVKFLANRKGRKFKKMSLAQLRKSSMHKNYWVTI is encoded by the coding sequence GTGAAGATAAGTCTCATCATACCGACACTCAATGCGGGCAAATTCATCGAGCCGTTATTGCAACGACTGAAGGAGCAAACAACTCCCATTGATGAAATTATTGTCGTTGATTCTTCTTCTGATGATGATACAATTGCAAAGGCGCAAAAGTTTGACGGAGTGAAGACAATTTCTATTGAACGCAAAAATTTCAATCATGGCGGAACACGCGATTTCGCAATCCAGCAAACAACAGGGGACATAATTCTTTGTTTAACCCAAGATGCTTTGCCGTGTGACGCTCATTATGTGGAACGCTTGATCGCCCCCTTTGTGGAGGATGAAAAAATTGCCATGGCGAGCGGACGTCAAGTCCCACGTGAAGATGCGAATCCAATCGAAAAGCTAACCCGCGAATTCAATTATCCCGAAATATGCTTTGTTCGCAGCAAAGATGATATTCCCCGTTTGGGCGTAAAGACCTTCTTTGCCTCGGACTGTTGCTCAGCATACCGACGCTCTGCTTATGACGCAATTGGAGGCTTTGACAAACATATTCTTATTAACGAGGATATGAAAATCGCGGCCCAGTTCATTTACGCCGGCTACAAAATCGCATATGTCGGGACTGCTGGCGTATGGCACTCGCATGATTACAGTTTAAAGCAACAGTACACTAGAAACTTTGATGTGTCTGCCTTCATGACTATGCATCCTGAATTATTTGCTAATATTTCGGCAACATCAGAAGGCATAAAGATGGTCAAATGGGTTGAAAAGAAGTTGTTGTCGCAAGGTCGCTTGTTTAGCGCAGCTTATTATATTCTTGAAAGTGGTGTAAAGTTCTTGGCGAATCGTAAAGGTCGCAAGTTTAAAAAGATGAGCTTAGCTCAGTTGCGTAAATCCTCTATGCATAAAAATTATTGGGTGACAATTTGA
- a CDS encoding glycosyltransferase, which translates to MKILYLSADLRNVGPTRQTLNIIKYSGVKENCVVLTLFEEPDETLIDEYRKDGIPVKCLSLSRKFFFLNGVSKIVEFCKENSIECIHSNGVKPDIIAHFAAKKANVKHVITLRNFPMEDLSGRMFPWIGKTIAQFHLFALKRCMYLVACSKTIADKMRKAYGVNITAIQNGVDTEKFQCQKTQSRNDLYSQFVLNESTKLFICTNSFIPRKHNDEIADAFIQAKLENVALVFLGDGPLLNDIKEKFKDCSNILFLGKQKNVAAYLQNADFFISASDSEGLPNAVIESLACGCPVILSDIPQHREILDVMPSCGLLYPLHDGEALKACLKQCMSKSFADSNAAISQSPFTMQKMGESYKMYYEKVRNNVF; encoded by the coding sequence TTGAAAATCTTGTATTTGTCTGCGGATTTACGGAACGTTGGTCCAACCCGTCAAACTCTGAATATCATAAAATATTCGGGAGTAAAAGAAAATTGCGTAGTTCTTACGCTTTTTGAAGAACCTGATGAAACGCTAATAGATGAGTATCGAAAAGACGGAATTCCTGTAAAATGTCTTTCTTTAAGTAGGAAATTCTTTTTTTTAAATGGTGTTTCAAAGATTGTTGAATTCTGTAAAGAAAACTCTATTGAATGTATTCATTCTAATGGTGTTAAGCCTGATATCATAGCTCATTTTGCGGCTAAAAAGGCAAATGTTAAGCATGTCATCACTTTGCGAAACTTTCCGATGGAAGATTTATCGGGCAGAATGTTTCCTTGGATTGGAAAAACTATTGCTCAATTCCACTTGTTTGCTCTGAAACGTTGCATGTATTTGGTTGCTTGCAGCAAAACAATTGCCGATAAAATGCGTAAAGCATACGGGGTGAACATCACGGCAATTCAGAATGGCGTGGATACGGAAAAATTCCAATGCCAGAAAACGCAATCACGAAATGATTTGTATTCTCAATTTGTGTTGAATGAATCGACAAAATTATTCATTTGTACCAATTCTTTCATTCCAAGAAAACACAATGATGAAATAGCAGATGCTTTTATTCAAGCGAAACTTGAGAATGTCGCTTTGGTATTTTTGGGTGATGGACCTTTGTTGAATGATATAAAGGAAAAGTTTAAGGATTGTTCTAACATTCTGTTCTTAGGGAAACAGAAAAATGTAGCTGCATATTTGCAGAATGCGGATTTCTTTATTTCGGCAAGTGATTCAGAAGGGTTACCCAATGCTGTAATCGAATCGCTTGCTTGTGGTTGCCCTGTTATCTTGTCTGATATTCCTCAGCATCGAGAAATTTTGGATGTTATGCCAAGTTGTGGTCTGCTATACCCATTGCATGATGGTGAAGCATTAAAGGCTTGTTTGAAACAATGCATGAGCAAATCTTTTGCAGACTCTAATGCTGCGATATCCCAGTCTCCTTTTACAATGCAAAAAATGGGTGAGTCTTACAAAATGTATTATGAGAAGGTTCGTAACAATGTTTTTTAA